The following are encoded in a window of Falco biarmicus isolate bFalBia1 chromosome 8, bFalBia1.pri, whole genome shotgun sequence genomic DNA:
- the CDCA7 gene encoding cell division cycle-associated protein 7, whose amino-acid sequence MAPPRPQRQGRSGRKNFTAFRNTAFRNTKLIPMETSSSSDDSCDSFGSDNFANAKRKFRSDIGEELAKIFHEASDDESFCGFSENEIQDALKLESDSEENNTSTESKLAQKRQKCPIPLKVAMKFPPRRSERRKGEMEPFPEELVPAPDSDPDSDSEEKGAMFLEKRALNIKENKAMLAKLMAELQNVSGIFAGRKSLPTVSHGPKQISRRSLPRSALRRNPDRSSRPHTRSRSLIEGPPLLPEEEDDDRYILVRRRKMSDEYLEHEARTSRRGCRGAMAFPHVVRPVEEITEEELDNICGSARDKVYNRTMGSTCHQCRQKTIDTKTNCRNPDCVGVRGQFCGPCLRNRYGEDVRTALLDPTWRCPPCRGICNCSFCRQRDGRCATGVLVYLAKYHGYDNVHAYLKSLKQELGMED is encoded by the exons ATGGCTCCGCCGCGCCCGCAG CGCCAAGGTCgttcaggaaggaaaaacttCACAGCATTCCGAAATACAGCGTTCCGAAATACAAAACTGATTCCCATGGAAACATCCTCATCCTCTGATGACAGTTGTGATAGTTTTGGTTCTGATAATTTTGCAAACGCT AAACGCAAGTTTAGGTCGGATATTGGAGAAGAACTGGCAAAAATTTTTCATGAGGCCTCTGATGATGAGTCCTTCTGTGgcttttcagaaaatgagattCAAGATGCGTTG AAACTGGAATCTGATTCAGAGGAGAATAACACAAGTACTGAAAGTAAGTTAGctcagaaaaggcagaaatgccCAATTCCTCTAAAAGTAGCCATGAAGTTTCCACCTCGAAGatcagagaggaggaagggtgAAATGGAACCTTTTCCTGAAGAGCTGGTGCCTGCTCCAGATTCAGATCCAGACTCTGACTCTGAAGAAAAGGGTGCCATGTTTTTAGAAAAGAGAGCTTTAAAcatcaaggaaaacaaagcaatg CTTGCAAAACTAATGGCCGAGTTGCAAAATGTTTCTGGTATCTTTGCTGGGAGAAAGTCATTGCCAACTGTCAGTCAT GGGCCAAAGCAAATTTCAAGGCGTTCATTGCCCAGAAGTGCTTTGAGGAGGAACCCAGACCGAAGTTCTCGGCCTCACACAAGATCCAGGTCCCTCATAGAAGGTCCTCCTCTTTTACcggaagaggaagatgatgacCGGTACATTTTAgtgagaagaagaaagatgtcTGATGAATACCTGGAG CATGAAGCCCGAACTTCCAGGAGGGGTTGTCGTGGTGCCATGGCTTTTCCACACGTTGTGCGTCCAGTTGAGGAGATAACAGAAGAAGAACTGGATAATATTTGTGGATCTGCAAGAGATAAAGTATATAACAGGACCATG GGATCCACCTGTCATCAGTGTCGCCAAAAAACCATAGACACCAAGACAAATTGTCGTAACCCTGATTGCGTAGGAGTGCGGGGCCAGTTCTGTGGGCCATGCCTCCGCAATAGGTATGGAGAAGATGTCAGAACAGCGTTGCTGGATCCA ACCTGGAGGTGCCCACCGTGTCGTGGAATCTGCAACTGTAGCTTCTGCAGACAGCGAGATGGCCGATGTGCTACGGGTGTCCTGGTCTATCTGGCCAAGTACCATGGCTATGACAATGTCCATGCCTACTTGAAAAG TCTGAAACAAGAACTTGGAATGGAAGATTGA